One Eremothecium cymbalariae DBVPG#7215 chromosome 2, complete sequence DNA window includes the following coding sequences:
- the PUS7 gene encoding pseudouridine synthase PUS7 (similar to Ashbya gossypii ACR136C) produces MSEECHPKRSAEIENHDSGVKRAKIVTSEGIKEADVGITYFLSHDQPGFKGQIKQRYSDFLVNEISNDGSVVYLVDNGFKLAKKEKLSSDALKEQQKAEAIKRQEFKIEDEVRSQLVELLGEEDVTKIEEVYRTGTKMETIKSFEDKATRTRIHQLLRKAFNNELESVTSGCNTLNIALSHRNSRVNKEQLNEQTKDANGVVNWGYGPAKNYIHFTVYKENKDTMDVVNTIAKFLRVPTRTIRYSGTKDRRAVTCQRLCISKLGLDRLNSLNRTLKGITVGGFKFEDQPLNLGDLKGNEFVIVIRDVVVDENSSMQVKDILEAGCSSLIDKGFINYFGMQRFGTFSVSTHEIGRELLVENWKRAAELILAEQENVLPKSKEARKIWAQEKDPKAALAAMPRQCLAENSILHALTNQSADENGDYSEAAYYTAVMKIPRNLRTMYVHAYQSYVWNTIVSKRIELYGLNVVVGDLVLDNSVQETPLASNSEDELETEFSEDLRESQFVRAKALTQEDVDSGNYAIDDVVLPTPGFDVLYPTNETLRNLYSDIMAKDNLDPDNMRRKVRDFSLSGSYRHIIQKPENVDYRVVKYSEDTQQLINTDFEILLNKRARDNGRNYMKDKLDRFVPEKGGQKVAVILKFKLGVSAYATMALRELMKLETSRRGDMCSVKY; encoded by the coding sequence ATGTCTGAAGAATGTCATCCAAAGCGATCTGCGGAAATTGAGAATCATGATTCTGGTGTTAAAAGGGCTAAAATTGTGACCTCTGAGGGTATTAAAGAGGCAGATGTGGGTATCACATATTTTCTGTCACATGATCAGCCGGGGTTTAAAGGTCAAATAAAGCAAAGGTATTCAGACTTCTTGGTCAATGAGATATCTAATGATGGATCTGTTGTTTATTTAGTTGATAATGGGTTTAAGTTggcaaagaaagaaaaactTTCTTCTGATGCGTTGAAGGAACAGCAGAAGGCAGAAGCCATTAAGAGAcaagaattcaaaattgaagatgaagtaAGAAGTCAATTGGTAGAGCTATTGGGAGAGGAGGATGTTACTaagattgaagaagtaTATCGAACTGGTACCAAGATGGAGACTATTAAgagttttgaagataagGCTACAAGAACGAGGATTCATCAGCTGCTTCGTAAAGCGTTTAATAATGAGTTGGAATCGGTTACTTCTGGTTGTAACACGTTGAACATCGCTTTGTCTCATAGAAATTCTCGTGTTAACAAGGAGCAATTAAATGAACAGACTAAGGATGCAAATGGGGTTGTGAACTGGGGCTATGGTCCAGCTAAGAACTATATCCACTTTACTGTCTATAAGGAAAACAAAGATACTATGGACGTTGTAAATACAATTGCTAAGTTTCTAAGAGTCCcaacaagaacaattaGGTATTCTGGCACTAAAGATCGTAGAGCAGTTACTTGTCAAAGACTTTGTATTTCCAAGTTAGGGTTGGATAGATTGAACTCGCTAAATAGGACATTGAAAGGGATCACTGTTGGTGGGTTCAAATTTGAAGACCAACCATTGAATTTGGGAGATCTTAAAGGAAATGAGTTTGTAATTGTGATAAGGGACGTAGTTGTTGACGAAAATAGTTCCATGCAAGTGAAAGATATTTTGGAAGCCGGTTGTTCATCCTTAATTGATAAAGGTTTTATCAATTATTTCGGTATGCAAAGGTTTGGAACTTTCAGTGTGTCGACACATGAGATTGGTAGGGAGTTATTGGTTGAAAACTGGAAACGTGCAGCGGAATTGATTTTGGCAGAGCAAGAAAACGTTTTACCAAAATCCAAAGAGGCTAGAAAAATCTGGGCTCAGGAAAAGGACCCTAAAGCTGCTTTGGCTGCTATGCCTCGCCAATGCTTGGCCGAAAATTCTATATTGCATGCGTTAACAAATCAATCTGCtgatgaaaatggtgaTTATTCAGAAGCGGCGTATTATACTGCAGTGATGAAAATTCCAAGGAACTTGAGAACAATGTATGTACATGCGTATCAAAGCTACGTCTGGAACACTATTGTTAGCAAGCGAATTGAACTCTACGGTTTGAATGTTGTCGTTGGTGATTTAGTTCTAGATAATTCTGTTCAGGAAACACCTCTGGCTTCTAACAGCGAAGATGAACTTGAAACTGAGTTTTCGGAGGACCTAAGGGAGTCTCAATTTGTTAGGGCTAAGGCTCTTACCCAGGAGGATGTCGATTCGGGGAATTATgcaattgatgatgttgtaTTGCCTACCCCAGGTTTTGATGTTTTATACCCTACGAATGAAACTTTGCGCAACTTATATTCCGATATTATGGCAAAGGATAACTTGGACCCAGATAATATGAGAAGAAAAGTACGGGACTTTTCACTTTCAGGGTCTTACAGACacattattcaaaaacctgAGAATGTTGATTATCGTGTCGTAAAGTATAGCGAGGATACCCAGCAGTTAATCAACACTGACTTTGAGATTTTGCTCAACAAGAGAGCCAGGGACAATGGTAGAAACTACATGAAGGATAAGCTAGATAGATTTGTTCCAGAAAAAGGAGGACAAAAGGTCGCTGTTATCTTGAAATTCAAATTGGGAGTCTCTGCTTATGCTACTATGGCATTACGTGAATTGATGAAACTCGAAACTTCACGCCGTGGTGACATGTGTAGTGTCAAATATTAA
- the SSP2 gene encoding Ssp2p (similar to Ashbya gossypii ACR135C) — protein sequence MTSQGTLLENYSTKDNDSLRSKMLSIASLMSGNSSTNSISSKEKERFGLRKLARSYLKASNRTEKTVNKAENQDNNEVPVVPYTKKMLIGKIHTKSGTKIYLDTNKSRESLLIRKHHSHEISDEDESSVPQLKYDGDYDPVLGKLLINSSSEDEDSEWLESGLQDRNLVVIRDFPNGTGLKSVLNQVQGGPLKHIAPQYRKESNQLKSVELEFLSPEDAQHFMEYGRHAVFQINGVHLRPKWGIQSLSENFEASLNTHKDSLNVYTPSSRCLLLKKQGSRNPKHSTCHYPSPRSHICDLNIQDLKNDFGQFGDILDISPMISRKLCVQINFFDIKTAVDALQAYKNINSPLNRKYADTWTIGYGKDITDKPCVHV from the coding sequence ATGACATCACAAGGAACACTCTTAGAAAACTATTCCACCAAAGATAACGATTCACTAAGGAGTAAGATGTTATCAATTGCATCGTTAATGAGCGGCAATAGTTCCACCAATTCAATTTCTAGTAAAGAGAAGGAACGATTTGGCTTAAGAAAGTTGGCCAGGTCATATTTAAAGGCCAGCAATAGGACTGAAAAGACAGTGAACAAGGCGGAAAACCAGGATAATAATGAAGTACCGGTAGTTCCTTATACAAAGAAGATGTTAATAGGAAAGATTCACACAAAAAGCggaacaaaaatatatcttgaCACCAATAAATCAAGGGAATCTCTTCTGATCAGAAAGCACCATTCTCATGAAAtttctgatgaagatgaatcaAGCGTTCcacaattaaaatatgaCGGTGATTATGATCCTGTCCTAGGAAAACTTCTGATTAATTCCTCTTccgaagatgaagattcCGAATGGTTGGAATCTGGACTCCAGGATAGAAATTTAGTTGTGATACGTGACTTTCCAAACGGCACCGGTTTAAAGAGTGTGTTGAATCAAGTTCAAGGTGGTCCACTTAAGCACATTGCGCCTCAGTACAGAAAGGAGAGTAATCAACTAAAGTCCGTTGAGCTCGAGTTTCTTAGTCCAGAAGATGCTCAACACTTCATGGAATATGGACGACATGCGGTCTTCCAAATCAACGGTGTTCATTTACGGCCAAAATGGGGCATCCAATCGTTGAGTGAAAACTTTGAAGCCTCGCTTAATACACATAAAGACAGCCTTAACGTTTACACACCTTCTAGCCGCTGtttattgttgaagaaacaaggCAGCAGGAACCCAAAGCATTCCACTTGTCATTACCCATCACCCAGATCACATATTTGTGATTTGAATATccaagatttgaaaaacgACTTTGGTCAGTTTGGGGACATTTTAGATATTTCGCCGATGATTTCAAGAAAGCTATGTGTTCAAATTAACTTTTTTGATATTAAGACTGCAGTTGATGCGTTGCAAGCATATAAGAATATTAATTCGCCGTTGAATCGTAAATATGCTGATACATGGACTATTGGATATGGCAAAGATATCACAGATAAACCTTGTGTTCATGTATAA
- the PRP46 gene encoding mRNA splicing protein PRP46 (similar to Ashbya gossypii ACR137W), whose amino-acid sequence MTDNFDELYMNLRWRNQFGNMSVLPRHVQQEIDCSKGVLQRYDEFQQQLKRGQLNETTSLVKFDSGSQKSAQLLDKVYQEQAGSNILGRQQQVLLQRPDWHAPWKLMRVINGHRGWVRCVKVDPVDNEWFATGSNDSTIKVWDLASGKLKVTLQGHIMTVKDIAISTRHPYMFSASEDKLVKCWDLEKNMVIRDFYGTLSGVYSVDVHPTLDLIVSAGRDSVVRIWDIRSRTCVMTLAGHKGPINKARCLAVDPQVVSCSTDATVRLWDITAGKTIKTLTHHKRNVRDITFNPAEFSFTTACTDDIRSWMLPKGQLLTNFQSDSLGIINSLSCNQDGVLFAGSDDGHLSFFDYKSGHKYQSTQTIEVPGSLESERGILASCFDATGLRLITCERDKSIKIWNQDADASPETHPSLPWDPTIVSQRF is encoded by the coding sequence ATGACCGATAATTTCGATGAATTATACATGAATTTGAGGTGGCGTAACCAGTTTGGGAATATGAGTGTGCTGCCAAGACATGTTCAACAAGAAATAGACTGTAGCAAAGGAGTTTTACAGCGATATGATGAATTCCAACAGCAGCTGAAGCGTGGGCAGCTGAATGAGACAACCAGCTTGGTTAAATTTGATAGCGGAAGTCAAAAATCGGCTCAGTTGCTTGATAAAGTGTATCAGGAACAAGCAGGTAGTAATATTCTAGGCAGACAGCAACAAGTTCTTCTACAGAGACCAGACTGGCATGCGCCTTGGAAGCTGATGAGGGTCATCAATGGCCACCGAGGGTGGGTTCGATGTGTGAAGGTTGATCCAGTAGATAATGAATGGTTTGCAACCGGGAGTAATGATTCTACTATCAAAGTTTGGGATCTTGCCTCAGGGAAGCTGAAGGTGACACTACAAGGGCATATAATGACCGTAAAAGATATTGCAATATCTACCAGACATCCATACATGTTTTCAGCCAGTGAAGATAAACTGGTGAAATGCTGggatttggaaaaaaataTGGTAATTAGGGACTTCTATGGAACGCTATCAGGGGTTTATTCTGTAGATGTACACCCAACGTTGGATCTGATTGTATCTGCAGGAAGGGATTCTGTGGTTCGTATATGGGATATCAGAAGTCGAACCTGTGTAATGACACTAGCAGGCCATAAAGGACCTATAAATAAGGCAAGGTGTCTAGCGGTAGATCCTCAAGTTGTAAGTTGTTCTACTGATGCGACAGTAAGACTCTGGGATATTACCGCGGGCAAAACTATAAAGACGTTAACGCATCATAAAAGAAATGTGAGGGATATTACGTTCAATCCCGCCGAATTCTCGTTCACAACTGCGTGCACAGACGATATAAGATCCTGGATGCTCCCAAAGGGCCAGCTACTAACGAATTTCCAGTCCGATTCTCTTGGCATTATTAACTCTCTCTCTTGTAACCAAGATGGCGTATTATTTGCTGGAAGCGATGATGGccatctttctttctttgacTACAAAAGTGGACACAAGTACCAATCTACACAAACTATAGAGGTCCCTGGTTCCCTGGAGAGTGAAAGGGGCATCTTAGCTAGTTGTTTCGATGCTACAGGCTTGCGCCTAATTACTTGTGAAAGAGACAAGAGCATCAAAATATGGAATCAAGACGCTGATGCGTCGCCAGAAACGCATCCTTCACTTCCCTGGGATCCAACGATAGTCAGCCAAAGATTTTAG
- the MET7 gene encoding tetrahydrofolate synthase (similar to Ashbya gossypii ACR134W) — protein MSLRLLSSMSTGRSYQDAIRCLNGLQSNYASIMAARTSGKRKNVESLVEMRRWSKQLGYDVESFNDLNIIHITGTKGKGSTAAFTQSILLEYEDKIGKVGLFTSPHLRTVRERIAINGRPISEEKFAKFFFEVWDRLDGTSVEQEQCGNVKPGYFKFLTLLSFHVFMQERCNVCVYEVGIGGAYDSTNIVEKPVACGVSILGIDHTKVLGDRIEDIAWNKGGIFKTAAPAFTIEKQPPEGFQVLKDRAAERHTSLQVVPNLNKLKDFQLGIAGEFQVTNASLAVALSNECLKKFNIHSGLTNLRADSELPDKFVKGLKSAKWEGRCQTVRDGNVTWYIDGAHTKESIVASSNWFKTTVVNSPNKKILLFNQQTRDAKVLLTYLFNTLGSDIKLSQAIFTTNITWKSGSFSPDLVSMNTDQNFIDELVAQKALFTAWNNLTGDLDSERAIVSKNIESAVEIIRSISQPVDVFVTGSLHLVGGLLVVLDGK, from the coding sequence ATGAGTTTGAGATTACTTAGCAGCATGTCGACTGGAAGAAGTTATCAGGATGCGATCAGATGTCTGAATGGGTTGCAGTCTAACTATGCTAGTATTATGGCAGCTAGGACATCTGGAAAGCGTAAGAATGTGGAGAGTCTGGTTGAGATGCGGAGGTGGTCAAAACAACTTGGTTATGATGTTGAAAgttttaatgatttgaaTATAATTCACATTACGGGGACCAAGGGGAAGGGGTCTACGGCTGCGTTTACGCAGTCAATTCTGTTAGAGTATGAGGATAAGATAGGGAAGGTTGGGTTGTTCACTTCGCCACACCTGAGGACTGTTAGAGAGAGGATTGCGATCAATGGGAGACCAATTTCGGAGGAGAAGTTTGctaaattcttttttgagGTGTGGGACCGATTGGATGGTACGAGCGTTGAACAGGAGCAGTGTGGGAACGTCAAACCTGGGTATTTTAAGTTTTTGACGTTATTATCTTTTCATGTTTTTATGCAAGAACGATGCAATGTGTGTGTTTATGAGGTGGGGATTGGTGGTGCGTATGACAGTACCAATATTGTTGAGAAACCGGTTGCTTGTGGGGTATCGATATTAGGTATCGATCATACTAAAGTGTTAGGTGATAGAATTGAGGATATTGCATGGAATAAAGGTGGGATTTTCAAGACTGCTGCGCCTGCATTTACCATTGAAAAGCAGCCCCCAGAGGGATTTCAAGTGTTGAAGGATCGTGCTGCTGAGAGACACACATCATTACAAGTTGTTCCTAATttaaacaagttgaaagattttcAATTAGGTATTGCTGGCGAATTCCAGGTTACAAATGCTTCGCTAGCTGTCGCTCTGTCCAATGAGTGTCTAAAGAAATTTAATATCCATTCTGGTTTGACAAATTTGAGGGCAGATAGCGAATTGCCAGATAAGTTTGTAAAGGGATTAAAATCCGCAAAATGGGAAGGCCGTTGCCAAACAGTCAGAGATGGAAATGTCACCTGGTATATTGATGGAGCACATACAAAAGAAAGTATCGTCGCATCTTCTAATTGGTTCAAGACTACTGTTGTCAATTcaccaaataaaaagattttgttgtttaaCCAACAAACGCGGGACGCAAAGGTTCTTCTTACCTATCTATTTAACACGTTAGGTTCTGATATAAAACTATCTCAAGCTATCTTTACTACTAATATCACCTGGAAATCGGGTTCATTTAGTCCCGATTTGGTTTCCATGAACACTgatcaaaattttatagATGAATTAGTAGCCCAAAAGGCTCTTTTTACTGCATGGAACAATTTGACTGGAGATTTAGATTCAGAACGGGCTAttgtttccaaaaatatagAATCTGCTGTAGAAATCATTAGATCTATCAGTCAACCCGTTGATGTCTTTGTCACTGGATCTTTGCACTTAGTTGGCGGTTTGTTGGTGGTTCTTGATGGGAAATAA